The stretch of DNA gtacgaaggcactcggtcgagtgcaccaaCCACTCGGCCGAGCGATACACAAACAAAACTTGGTTTGAGCTCAGAGTGCACTCGGTCCACTTACTTggtcgagtgagggccactcggtcgagtactctgctgtactcggtcgagtgcacaaCTAAGAAAGTCAAGGGTATTACACTCTTTCCCCTTAAAActaacttcgtccctgaagttcacacCCAACTCTCACAAGACACCTCCAGCCTTACTCTCCACTCACAAAGCTAAAGCAACCCTAAAACGAAAAGAGGTCTCGACAACTCATAACACTAACTCAACGAACAAGGTCAACCTCACATGTGACTCACACCACCGCAATACCCTTAGTACTACATGTCAATCTCCATAGCACCAACACTACTAATCCACTAATCCAACACCGACTCCCAAGAATTACAACTAATATCACATTCAACCTATCATCGTCACTATGCGTCCCACAACACTAACACTCGAATAATAATGACATTCACCAAGAAAGGACATCTACCAAAATGAAATGTTATATTCTCCCCTCCTTAAaattaacttcgtcctcgaagttcgctcACATACGACACCATCAAAGTTCGCTCCCACTCAACACCCTCAATATTATCATGATTATACACGACTGCAACTTTACATTGTGATTCCTTTCCTTTCCAACAAGTAATATCAAAAGTACCCCAAATAAGTATTACCGCAAGCGCCGCCAATATTTTTAATGATATCCACACTCAAGTTTATCCTCAATTCTACAACTAAGTTCCATCGTATTTCGTACCTAGTAATACCTCAATAGCACAAAAAGGCAAACGACGTATACCACAGAATGTCCACTCGTACTATATTCTTGCCTATTTTTGTTCATTAACATCATCCCGTCCCGCCGATAATTGATTATTGCTTTAATATCACACCGCTAACTACTCTCACGTGTAGTATCCTATATGATAATTGGCATGCCTCCAGGCTCCAATCACACCTCTCATTATCTAAGGTTTACGGCGAAATCCTCAACATAATCCACTCGATTAACCCTTCACATTGTCACTCAACCACATCCTCCGCGACTCACGCACTTACCCCGACCACATAACGCATGACTTAAGATCCTTGCACACAAATGAGATCCTCCAAAGTTTTTTTTATCAGTAGTAGATTCGCTCATACATTAATATGACACTTATCCCCAATACTCTAACCCCCTGACTACTCCAACAAACGACTATGGACCATATGTAGCTTCTAACTCAAAACAACACATATTCCGCTAACTACTTGTCACTACAAGTCTACGAATGATTCAACTAAGTCAAACTCATAAGTGCTCCAACGACTATGCCTtaacaaatactccctctgtctcacctatttctttacatttaatttttggcactattcatgagTGGAGAGAGTCTCTAATATAATTTCTAATATATAACATAAAacatagtcatgtgagatctttttTGAATCGTCTTAATGAGTAcattaagaatatcaaatttttatactttttaataatatataaataaagaTACGAACAAAACAAAATGTGCAATGGTAAACGTGAAAAAGTAAACGTAAAGAAATGGGTGAGACGGAGCGAGTATCTATGAAAATATATCGACGCAACAATCATAGTTAAAATTTCCAATCCATCATGTATATTCCATCCTTTTATCCATAAGCAGGAAATCATGGGAAGCAAACAATAGCACTAAAAACGCAATACCAATTCATATGACAATAATAGAATGAACATAATATTTTAAAATTCGTTTCGCAACCCTTCCGTCTCCACCGCTACACGGTATCACATTTCTGTCACCAACAActgcaccgtagtgcgaaaacACAACCGCCACATTTGATATCTATCGCACTTTATACCATTCTCATGAACACGGTTTCAACACAAATTATTCAcaaggaataataataataataataataataataataataataataataataacatcaCAACTCAATTAAACAATTGATAATTAAATCACAATGCATATTATTGATACTTCACAGAgtaattaaaagacatatttgcAAATAACATTTatactaccactcatagggtcGGAGTCTTATACAACCACTTTTCATGCGTTGTAAATACATACTCAAATTAGACGGTTATACTATATAACACGTGTGATCAAAACACCTCGATCACATAATTGGACCCATACGTATTGATGATTCATCAAAGCGTAGATTGATGATTAAAGCCTAGATTGACGATTCATCAAAGCCCATTTATTTGCCCACCCAAATTATTTCAGACCATTTTGCGGCAACTTATTTGTATAAGTTGTATGAAACTAGTATGTTTTAGATTCAAGAAGTatatttttgaaaattgttttatGACGGGACAAGTAATTTGGCGAGTCAACCGCGGGTACCCGCGGGGCTGGGGTGGGTTTGAAAAGTTCCACCCGCACAGGTCGTGGGTACACATTATAGTTAGCGGATGCGGGTGGTGTGGGTTACCTCACCTCTGCACCCAGCTCGCCCCATTGACATCGTTATTTGCTAGTCTACATTGGTTGAGTAAGTCTCCCTTAAGACTGATTATTTTCGTTTGAAATAATAAAACGATGTTTTGAGATCATTTTATAGTCAAATGtgacaattttttaaaaaaaaaactcaccaTAAGTGTATTTAGCGTAAACATTAATTGAGCCATTATAGTCACATTTAACCATAAAATAATTTCAAAACCTCGTCTTATAAAATGGTTCGTCTGAAACATGAATTTGACACATGCGGGTTTTGTAGTTTCACAAAATCTcttttgtgacggcacgtatccgtcactttggagtgacggataccattttccctcacaaatgacccaaataaaggagagagggaagcacatggggtgcccccaCTTTGTtcccctattcgttttgtgagtggcattatccgtcacttgctccgacccgtcttcagcaagactaattgttgtagcaattggtctcccttgtgacgggtcaccatttgtggcggatattttgtgagtacaAATGGTAACataatgggttagtggagaaaggggaccacatgaatagtgttacagagagagaaaaagtgagtactttgtgaggtaaaatggtatccgtcactcaagagtgacggatatgtcatgtcttcaatgagaatttgtaatTGTTGTAGTTTAGACGCAGGAAACAGGGACGGAGTGGGTCACTGAGTGAGTAGTACCGACTATACTGAGTAGGCAGGCAggtaagagcatctccaatggtttgctctagggacttgcttgcaatttttaTAAAATAGCAAGCAAGTAGCTTATCATTGGAGTGAGGAAAAATTGATGTAGCTTATGAGCATTGTAGCTCTCCCAAGCATGTAGCTtggtttttaaaaataaaaataaaataaaaagtaaaatttATAATTGGAGAAAAATTCGATTGTAGGACCCATAAAGTTAGAAAGTGTTGTAGCTAACCATTGGAGCGGTATGTAGTCGAAGAACAAAATAGCTTAAAAAACCGTATTGGCAAATCAAGCTACAACGTGTTGTAGCtgtccattggagatgctctaagaAAAGAGAATGAAAAACAACCCCCAAAGCCTGTAAAATCTAAACTAAAACCCTAATCCACGGAAACAAGGACACCCCTCTGTACCCCCATCCCCAATTGACAGAAGACAATGATGTACGGCgagccaccaccaccgccaccaccgcAACATCAACAGCAACAGCagcaacagcagcaacaacaacaacaacaacatcatcaacaTCAGCAGCAACAGCAACAGCAACAGCAGCATCCATCGCACCTACAACACGGTCCTCCGCCTCCACCTCCGCCGCAGCACATGCAGTTTCAACACGGTCCTGGAGGTATGGACTTCCACCGCGGTCCGCCACCGCCAATGATGCAGCGCCAACCTTCCGCTTCTTCTACTAACTTGCAGCCCCCTCCTGATTTTCACCaccaacaacaccaacaccaacaccaacctcCTCCTATGCCCCCTCCTCCCTATGACTGTatgttctttctttcttcttcttcttttatttatATGAAATCGGATACATTCAGAATTGAGATCAAGGTTCAACAACGTTTTATGAAGTTGGATGAGTAATTATCGACATTTCATTGTTTATTACGAGTAGCGTACTAATGGATTTTATTACGAGTAGCGTACTAATGGATTTAATCGAGAGGCGTAGCCGCGTAGCGTATATGTGCTGTGTTGTATGATCAATCAATTCTGCTGTTTTGCTCAATGCAGCCCATCCTGATAGTTTTGCTGCTAAAAGAATGAGAAGGAATACACAACGAAGGGCTGTTGACTATACTAGCACTATTGTCCGTTACATTCAGGTTGAATACTGCATCTTCAACTACATTGCTTCATCAAATGCGTTACGTTTTAGTTTTAACATTTCTTGACTTGTGTTTCTTTCTTCTTCTCATATGTTATCTCAAGCTTCGCATGTCTCAACGGGATTTAAGGGATCGTACCATATTGCAGCCTACTCCTGCAGCTGCTATCGATGTTAGTTGCTTTCCTCTTCTTTTTAGGCCTACTGAAAATTTGTTAAATGGAACAGTGCTTTAAATTAGCAATCACTCTTACAGATTTAACGTGAGTATTTTCATGTTTGCAGTTGTTGCCGCCTGCTGCTTATTCTGATAATCCGTCAACAAGCTTTGCTGCAAAATTTGTCCATACATCTCTCAACAAAAATCGATGTTCTATCAATCGTGTCCTGGTACGTTGCTATTAGATACCTAACTTCTTCAATATATAACCCCTGCTGTTCATGTTGAAAACCTTTCTTTCATTAGAGATTTATCAATTGGGTTCTCACTGATTTGAAGATAAACTTGTTCGGCGGTATTCTCCATCCTGTTGTGTTGGTACAACTTTACGTGATTGAAACGGTAGCTTAGTTTAATAAGGTGCGCCTTGGATGAGGCACTAGCCAAAACGCATCGGTGCTTTTGAGGTGCTCCTTTTAGACAAGGCTCACCTAACAAGGCTAACTAGTACGCACTTTCCACATCTTTTAGACAAGGTTCGCCATTTCTTTTCCTCATTATTCCCAACTTTACTCGTTGACATGTTAGCCAACTTGAAAAATACTACAAACCATGCTTAGGAATTGCAGGTGTCTTCCATATTTATTTAAACCAAGGTACTGCTGGCCTGTTAGTACACAGCCACTCATACCCTCTTCTCACAGTATAGACCTTATCCTCTTCTTGCCACCAGTCCCCTCATAACCATCTGCTAGTTCATCTCTTAAGAGGCAAAGCCTCCTCCATGCGCATGTGCCTGAACAAAACTGAGGGGAGATCCTATGGGTGGCCCGTTACTAGTTACCTTTATTGAAGGGCTTTATTGTAGCTCATGGTGATGGTATAGACCCAGCATATTGGAAGTATATATCTTGAACAGAACTGAGTGGAGATAATTGTCTTTGATATGATAAAGTCGGTTTCATTGCTCCTCCAGAAAAGGAAAGAAGTTGCACACATGCACCTATTACAGATTTACAGTGTTCGCCAAGCCTATCTAAGGAAGAAAAAAACTGGAGTAGAAACGTAGAACTATTGAAACTAGGGTTCTATCATGAATACTagggttctatcactctttggaAAAACACAAAAGGAATAAAAATACCAGTCTTGTTATAGTGTTAGCCACTTTGTCAAGCCTTTGTAAGGAAGAAAAAGTTCAAGTACAAACTTAGAAATTCTGAAACTAGGGTTTAATAATGAAAATCATGACTAAGAATCTCAATAATATTGATGTCGTGGCTTTTACACCACCCCTTTATTTGAGTACTTCTTTTCCTCATTTTGTGCTGCTTCGTCTTTCTAATCTAATATTCTAATGTATGGTTTCTTACTATCAAAATCATGAATGATTAATGGTGTAACACACTGGCTGTCCATTATGTCTTCATTTTTTGTTCTATCTGACTTATTGCCGGACTGTATACCTATATGTTGTACTATTACAGTGGACTCCCAATGGAAGGCGTCTTATTACAGGTTCACACAGTGGTGAATTCACTCTTTGGAATGGGCAGTCTTTCAATTTTGAGATGATCCTGCAGGTATGTGTGGCTGAAACCAATAAATCTATAATTTACGTATATCAAAACTCAAAAGTACCTCAGTTCCTGTTTTGTTGCAGGCTCATGAGCAAGCAGTTAGGTCTATGGTGTGGAGTCACAATGAGAATTGGATGGTGACTGGAGATGATGGGGGGTCAATaaagtaatttttttttcttattataaACTTACAGTTAGTTGCCCTTTTTTGTTCTGGATTTTGctaaatggagggaaaggatacatgtggatttttagtatttgatgttttttttgacatatttagtgtgtatttaatttaaaaaaaaattaaattatttgttcttctctcctttattacacttttttaccaaccactttcttatatattttacttggtttacttctaaggcattccggatccttaattctatttcggttttcaaaatcgttttaatcttttctctcgatctaaattttaagtttttataaaagaaatccggaatttgATTTTAAAACCTccaagtttaccttgactttccattacattttcgctctcccttttgtttttcattttcccttttctattcgcatttAGAGGTGTgtgttcacccatggacggttctaaaggatgattcatgtcagccgaccccaaatcattttgggattaaggctctgatgttgttgttggacgCATTTTATTATTGATATACTATGCTGTTGTTGGGACTTCTGCTAGGTACTGGCAGAATAACATGAATAATGTCAAGGCCAACAAATCGGCTCATAAAGAATCAGTGAGGGATCTAAGGTAAGTATTTATGTTCTTCAATATTTGAGGTTAGAATGAGAGGATTTATATCATTAACTTGGGTTCTTGCATCTGGAACAGTTTCTGCAGAACAGACCTGAAATTCTGTTCTTGCTCTGATGACACAACTGTTAAAGTTTGGGATTTCGCGAGGTGTCAAGAGGAAAAATCATTAACCGGTAATGTGGTCCGAATATCTGGTTGTGACTATTTTCTAAACCTTGGGTGAATATTTTTCAAACTTTAGTTTGACTTTTAATTCTCTATTTTACTTTTATCATCTCTTATATAAGTTTGCAATACTTTTTTTCCATTGTCTCTTTCCTTCTGTTTTCATAAGTATTTAGTGTTCTTAAAAGTAACCTAAAACTGTTACAAATGGTTGAACTCAGACAGGCCATGGTTGGGATGTGAAAAGTGTTGATTGGCACCCTACAAAATCTCTGCTGGTATCAGGTGTGTGAACTTTGAGGATCTCCTCTGGTGCAATTTTATGGAATGTTGATGGTGATTGCTTAATTATTTGTGCAGGTGGTAAAGACAACCTGGTGAAGCTTTGGGACGCTAAGAGCGGGAAGGAACTATGTTCATTGTATATATAAATATCTAATATTCTACTCTTTGATCCTGCATTCTATCTGCAATTTTTTTGTGCTTTCTGATCATTCTTGTGTCGTACAGCCATGGTCACAAGAACACGGTGCTGTGTGTGAAATGGAATGACAATGGCAACTGGGTGCTCACTGCCTCTAAGGATCAGATAATTAAGGTGTAAACCATATCCTCTTATACCTGTTTTTCTTTTAAAGGATTAGTATTGAAATTGTGTCACTTGTAAGGATACTAATGTTTTTAGCATATGAAATGAGGGGATTTGTTAATGTTTTATTATTTACTCTTTTCAGTGTAATCACTTATCATTTTAATTTGATTGTTTCAGCTTTATGACATTAGGGCTATGAAAGAGCTTGAATCATTTCGGGGGCATAAGAAGGATGTTACTTGTAAGGATACTCTAATTTCTCTGCTGTGTAGTTCATAATATCCTATAAAACATTGAGATTTTTTAAATATGTTGCACTGCCGTAGCCCATCTTTTTGTTCGTTAGCACTTTATATATTCTCCACTCTCCTTAGTAAGGTGGAGGATGGGGAGCTGGGTGAATCATTTTGTTCTGAGATGATAATGCTTATTATTACTCTTTCAACAAGAAAATTCCTTTATTGAAGAAGTAATTATAGCAGCACTGACGGGCTTCCAGATGAAGGCTTTTATGTGGCATTATTCTCCGTCGCTTACATGGTTATTCCCTTCATTTTATCCATTTAGCCACTCTTTTCAAACTTTGCCTAGCAGAAAGTTGCAAATTGGTCTAAATGAAAAGGGACTTTGGGAATTGTTGTTATCAAACTCGGTATGAACCCAAAAACTCAAGTAGAGAAATGTAGCGACTTTGGGAGGGGGTCGTTTGGGTAATGATAAGGGGAAAGAGTAACAGACTAACTGTCTAACGAAAGGCTGTTGGATTTTTCATTGTCACGAAGGGTAACAGTCTAACTGTCTAACAGATCCCTATCAGATCAATGATCAAATCCAACCCTGATTCAAATTAAAAATTTTACAACCCAAAACAAACCATGATCCTTTTTATATAATCCAAATCCAACcgagataaaaaaaaattgattttaacaATTCAATCTGGAACTCGGTTCCTCCTGAATTTTGCCTGTTAAATCTATACTATCACTCAACAAAGCCATCAGAATCAAGAAATTTGTATGTTAGTGGGATCGAGTCGATTTTGGGCATGAAATGATAAGTGGctttggtttagggtttgaattagTGGCGTGGGTGGATTTTTGTCTCATGGATCAGGTGTGGGTTTTAAAGTATTGTGTTGGGATCAGTTTTTTTTGCTCTAGGTCGAGCCGGTTTATGGTTTGTGATCACACTTAATTTTGCATCATTGAGGGGAGCATTTCGTTGGATGTTTGGCTTAGGGTAGATTCTGGGTCACGGTAGCAGTGATATTTGGTTGCATGGCTGGTTTTGCACCTATGAATTACATGCATTGTATTCTTGGTGCTGGTGCtgattttcttcttcttcctctccttgcAGCATTGGCATGGCATCCATTCCATGAAGAATACTTTGTCAGCGGAAGTTATGATGGTTCTATTTTCCATTGGCTTGTTGGGTAATCTCTCTTGCCTTCTCTGAGCATGGTTTAAATCTCGGCCGATGCGTCTCGTATTGTCCGAAATGTATCAGTATCACAGGCCGCCAATATGAGATATCCAGGGATGTATCGTGTATATTAAAAAGAGGTAAAATTCGGCCAAGACGACCGATAACGTATATCGGCCAACTCGGTCCGATATGGCCCGTGAAGAACCCAAGATATCGAATTATAATTTGTAATGAAAAGCACAAAAAATTTCTATAACATTTGTCAAAATAGTTATCTAAATAGATTTATACTTAACTTTGTATGAAATAGACAATTGAGGATAAAATATCTACAAAAACTTTTAAATAAGTATCACCACGATAACTGCGACGGCGGTCGCGACCGACACTACAATTTAAACCATGGCTCTGAGTTGAGTGAGTGGCATCTGGTCGTGAAGTGGGCTCAAATATGTTTACTTTTCTGTGTAGTTCCAGCTAGCTATATTATGGCTACTAATCATTGTGGGAAGAATTTAACTTAATGGAAGAAAACTAGTTTAAATAATGGTGGGTGAAGTGGAAGCAAGCCCCTTTgcatgatgatgataatggagtGTGATCTTGAAGGAGCTATTTTAAGATCAAAGGAAGAGATaatgtttttttctttttacatTGCGATGAGCTTAAAACCCTAGCTTGGCGGGATCAACACTTGAAATCTAATTGATTATCATGAAAGAGGACTCTAGGACTCTAGGAGGTTACTTTAAGAAATgatgttttctttctttttttaaaaatacAGGAAATTCATAAAATCTCTCATCGATAGAAGCTTAAAGATTTTATTTAAGCATGACTGCACGATTTGAGGCCTTCTTAAATTTTCATCAACCCCCTTTCCCCTTGTTGCACCTTTAAATTGCTGAGGACTCGAGGTAGTTAAAAGAAGTCTTACAATTGATCGGAAGTTCTATTGCAAATCCTTTATCTCATTGTGTGCTATGATAACTTGTGTGGCAGGCATGAGACTCCACAGATTGAAGTTCAAAATGCCCATGATGGTGCTGTATGGGACCTTTCTTGGCATCCTGTTGGATACATTTTGTGCAGGTGAGCTCAATCTTTTTGGTGGAGAATGTAGCATGTAGATTTTGCTGGTATGCTGGATATCTAGCCCCAATGAATTTTACGAAGAAAAGCACCTCGGTGCAGTGGCTTGCACAAATGGCACCTCAAACGTTTTTTCCTATGTCCTTGTCTTTGTCCTTATTAGAGCAACCAGTGCAAACTGGGATGAATAAGAGGAACTGGTTTTGCTGGTTTCCCGTATCTTATTACATGGTCCAACTGTTCCTTCGTATACTAAGCTGTCTATGAAAGTGAAATGAGTCCAAAGGAGCACAGAAACTGATCTTCCAAAATGATGAAAGTATATGGAGAGCAAATGCTCCTTGTCGCACATAGTTTCAAGTTTTCAACTTTCAAGTGTGTATTTGTTTCTGACTGTAAATCTGTATGATGTTCATATTTGTTTTCTTGAATCCGTTGATGCAGTGGGAGCAACGATCACACTACAAAATTTTGGTGCAGAAATAGGCCTGGAGATACTGGCCGTGATAAATACAACGGAGGCTTCAATCAAGGTTACtgctatttatttttgttttttgttcTTCAAATGTTTCTCTTTTCTAGCTCTTTGCACTCTTTAGCATGTTGTTGGGCTTCTACTGAGTTGCCTCATTTGGTATAACTATATCTGAAGAACTATGGGCCATATTTTCCTCACCTTAGTCTAACCAGCTCATATGAAGAGGCGCGGAGAATTTAGATAAAGGTGATTGTAATGATATGGGTCTTGGGATTGAAGCATATACGACATTGATAGGGTGAAGTGGTTAGCTACAGGTCATGTGGACAATGGATACTTTTTTGTTTTAATATAATACTCTCTTGATCATGTTACTCATCTTTTTTGAGTCTTGAAACTGTTGTTTTCCTCTTTTCTATTTGGACCTCTTCTGTATTATCTTTCATATCTTTTTTATTTGTATTACCATTTCTCTTGTGGGCTTTCTTTCAAAAGAAGTTCCacatttatttcttttgtcttttgtttgttctTCATCAAACCAAGGAGTTTACTCACACtaattatatatttatttatttatttttcccctttttttggtttatctttttccttctttttATTGGTTTTATCTTGCATTTATGTTTTCCAATGATGGCTGATGTTAGCAGAACCCATATTTTGGGATTAAAGCAGATATGAACAACTACAGCACAAGGAATACTTGTTCCATATGTGTGCGCAACCTTACCCTTGTGCTCAAAACTGTGTAACCCATAATGGTGCTACTGTGTAACAACCAAataagagaaaaggttaaaagtTTTAGGCGCTCttatttttaaattgtttttttaAATGTTTTCGTGTAGGGTTTGGCGAACAGAATCCCGCTTTTGGTAATCGTATAGCCGGCAATTTTTCTGTTACTGACTCGCCGACAACACCGGGGCCATTTCCACCTGGGCTGTCACGAAATGAAGGTACAATTCCTGGTGTTGGAGCTGCGATGCCACTGTCAATGCCTTCTATTGATACATCTCAGGGAGAGCAAAGACACGGCCATTCATCCTCAATGCCTATGGGAGCCCCCCCGCTTCCACCAGGTCCACATCCTTCGCTACTGGCTGGCGGTCAACCTCAACCTCAATTTCAACATAACCCTCAGCAAATTCCTCAACAAATGCCT from Silene latifolia isolate original U9 population chromosome 10, ASM4854445v1, whole genome shotgun sequence encodes:
- the LOC141605637 gene encoding flowering time control protein FY gives rise to the protein MMYGEPPPPPPPQHQQQQQQQQQQQQQQHHQHQQQQQQQQQHPSHLQHGPPPPPPPQHMQFQHGPGGMDFHRGPPPPMMQRQPSASSTNLQPPPDFHHQQHQHQHQPPPMPPPPYDSHPDSFAAKRMRRNTQRRAVDYTSTIVRYIQLRMSQRDLRDRTILQPTPAAAIDLLPPAAYSDNPSTSFAAKFVHTSLNKNRCSINRVLWTPNGRRLITGSHSGEFTLWNGQSFNFEMILQAHEQAVRSMVWSHNENWMVTGDDGGSIKYWQNNMNNVKANKSAHKESVRDLSFCRTDLKFCSCSDDTTVKVWDFARCQEEKSLTGHGWDVKSVDWHPTKSLLVSGGKDNLVKLWDAKSGKELCSFHGHKNTVLCVKWNDNGNWVLTASKDQIIKLYDIRAMKELESFRGHKKDVTSLAWHPFHEEYFVSGSYDGSIFHWLVGHETPQIEVQNAHDGAVWDLSWHPVGYILCSGSNDHTTKFWCRNRPGDTGRDKYNGGFNQGFGEQNPAFGNRIAGNFSVTDSPTTPGPFPPGLSRNEGTIPGVGAAMPLSMPSIDTSQGEQRHGHSSSMPMGAPPLPPGPHPSLLAGGQPQPQFQHNPQQIPQQMPSFPQPPPNMTQLQPHMPPHPYPHLARPPQMPPHNMPQGFPSSMPGSMQMPPASMPMGMPSPMGMQNASNQMVPQMQQGHFMGLSPPVGGFTNGVQNQGQQNTSGPQMYPPSPSGPFSRPQGGQMSMMPGINPYQPANPSGMPQPPLPPGPPPQQT